From the Leptospirales bacterium genome, one window contains:
- a CDS encoding DUF4189 domain-containing protein: MPLNRLLRCLLMLTAMVAAASLGAASAVAWSEEAYGYAYNVRTVEEAERLAMQACNSNGCATNVRILASSAGEGHGALAADGNILGVALGFPDHASAASRALSECHRQGGKSPRVIFTWYDRGY; this comes from the coding sequence ATGCCCTTGAATCGTTTGCTGCGCTGCCTGTTAATGCTGACGGCTATGGTCGCGGCTGCCTCGCTGGGCGCCGCCTCGGCTGTAGCCTGGAGCGAAGAGGCCTATGGCTACGCTTACAATGTGCGCACCGTGGAAGAGGCGGAGCGCCTGGCGATGCAGGCTTGTAACAGCAATGGCTGCGCCACAAACGTGCGAATTCTTGCCTCTTCGGCCGGCGAAGGTCATGGCGCCCTGGCCGCAGACGGCAACATCCTGGGAGTCGCCCTGGGATTTCCCGATCACGCCAGCGCTGCCAGTCGCGCCTTGAGCGAGTGCCATCGCCAGGGCGGCAAATCGCCGCGCGTTATCTTCACCTGGTACGACCGCGGCTACTGA
- a CDS encoding MoxR family ATPase, which translates to MEFRSTERYYLSPELGAIVNMAMVMERPLLLTGEPGTGKTQLAFEISRSLGMPLEVLRAKSTIRGEEACYVQDTVLRLNDARFGPGASGRDVNRFYDYVIWGPIGRAFRCAQRSVLLLDEIDKTESDVQDNLLDVLESAEFTIREVNETIRANHPPLILITSNAKRELSDPFLRRCFAHHIAFPTPDEMRAILRLHFSNLDTDLAETALRLFYELRQRGYEKAPATSELLNWVEALQRSATEASALHSARELPFIGALLKRSQDLLSYRGNPQHSDVR; encoded by the coding sequence ATGGAATTTCGCAGTACCGAGCGCTACTATTTGAGCCCCGAACTGGGCGCCATCGTCAATATGGCAATGGTCATGGAGCGGCCGCTGCTGCTGACAGGCGAGCCCGGCACCGGTAAGACGCAACTGGCATTTGAAATCAGTCGCAGTCTCGGAATGCCGCTGGAGGTACTGCGCGCCAAATCCACGATTCGTGGCGAAGAAGCCTGCTATGTGCAGGACACTGTACTTCGACTGAATGATGCTCGCTTTGGCCCAGGCGCCAGCGGCAGGGACGTCAATCGCTTCTACGACTATGTGATCTGGGGCCCGATTGGCCGCGCCTTTCGCTGCGCACAGCGCTCCGTGCTGTTGCTCGATGAAATCGACAAGACTGAGTCGGATGTACAGGACAACCTTCTGGATGTGCTGGAGTCGGCGGAGTTTACCATCCGGGAAGTCAACGAAACGATCCGCGCCAATCATCCGCCGCTGATCTTGATTACTTCCAACGCCAAGCGCGAGCTATCCGATCCCTTCCTGCGGCGCTGTTTTGCTCACCACATCGCTTTCCCAACGCCCGACGAAATGCGCGCCATTCTGCGGCTGCATTTTTCAAACCTTGATACGGATCTGGCCGAGACGGCGCTGCGTCTGTTTTACGAATTACGTCAGCGCGGCTACGAAAAGGCCCCGGCCACCAGCGAACTGCTCAACTGGGTGGAGGCGCTGCAACGCAGCGCTACAGAGGCGTCAGCGCTTCATTCGGCGCGCGAGTTGCCCTTCATTGGCGCGCTGCTCAAGCGCAGCCAGGATTTGCTCAGCTACCGCGGCAATCCGCAGCACAGCGATGTTCGTTGA
- a CDS encoding HAMP domain-containing protein, translating into MQAGAFLRELIRGEEEGDVGGASLSVWTLRAKLMVMITAVIALALVLMIILTNYFSQRDGRIRVEEANTRVTQTSAASVSTILESTQTAARIAAEGLAHSPNARAAVARTLFGADSNWLYFGTYRKSAGGLIAGENLSNSAFLSASELSAQDLQAAVLGRQRELARVSASGSAMVNLSPALRRPVAALSFTNEHGNETLVVLLKMEAFLEAFQSRGIAVTFLVSDDGVAIAHPDRRVALAATNMAEEPAVKAMRESQIDNGLGRFRGLDQNFYLASFQRLPFGGGVITQVAEDSAFEEIYSIRRRNIYLMLMIVAAAVLVIYFFARSISRPVKRLTRAAGMIEAGNYELQLQPETRDEIGTLTQSFNSMARGLRERENLKTSFGRFVNKELAELSLSGQLRAGGERKDCAIFFSDIRGFTGISEKLRPEEVVEMLNGYFSEMVACVNANHGVVDKFMGDAIMAVWGALRQQGNPVENAFNAALMMRQRLRQFNQRRGSARKPILRIGAGINAGSVIAGQIGSDQKMEYTVIGDAVNTASRVEGLSKVHKLDILVTQEALDRVRGMYRTELVDETQVKGRNKPVRIYALLGKIGDADAPESTSELRKLLGIEAPRGSKKR; encoded by the coding sequence ATGCAGGCTGGCGCATTCTTGCGGGAACTGATTCGCGGAGAGGAAGAGGGCGACGTTGGCGGCGCATCGCTCTCCGTCTGGACCTTGCGCGCTAAGTTGATGGTCATGATCACTGCCGTCATTGCCCTGGCGCTGGTGCTGATGATCATACTGACCAACTATTTTTCGCAGCGCGATGGGCGCATTCGCGTGGAAGAAGCCAACACTCGCGTCACTCAGACATCCGCGGCCAGCGTCAGTACGATACTGGAGTCCACTCAAACTGCTGCGCGCATCGCCGCCGAGGGTCTGGCACACAGTCCGAATGCGCGCGCTGCTGTAGCGCGCACGCTCTTTGGCGCAGATTCTAACTGGCTCTACTTTGGAACCTATCGCAAGAGCGCAGGCGGGCTCATCGCCGGCGAGAATCTCAGCAACAGCGCATTCCTGTCGGCCAGCGAGTTGAGCGCCCAGGATCTGCAAGCGGCAGTGCTTGGTCGGCAGCGGGAGCTGGCGCGGGTCTCGGCCAGCGGAAGCGCCATGGTCAATCTCAGTCCGGCCTTGCGCCGGCCAGTGGCGGCGCTGTCCTTTACCAACGAACACGGCAACGAAACGCTGGTGGTGCTGCTCAAGATGGAGGCCTTCCTGGAGGCCTTTCAGTCGCGGGGCATTGCTGTGACCTTTCTGGTTTCGGACGATGGCGTGGCCATTGCTCATCCCGATCGTCGCGTTGCACTGGCGGCCACCAACATGGCCGAAGAACCGGCGGTGAAAGCCATGCGCGAGAGCCAGATCGACAACGGCCTTGGCCGTTTTCGCGGGCTGGACCAGAACTTCTATCTGGCTTCCTTTCAGCGCCTGCCCTTTGGCGGCGGCGTAATCACCCAGGTGGCCGAAGACAGCGCCTTCGAAGAAATCTACAGCATCCGTCGGCGCAATATCTACCTGATGCTGATGATTGTCGCGGCTGCAGTGCTGGTAATCTATTTCTTCGCCCGCAGCATTTCCCGTCCGGTCAAGCGGCTGACCCGGGCCGCCGGCATGATTGAGGCCGGCAACTATGAGTTGCAGCTGCAGCCGGAAACGCGCGACGAAATCGGAACCTTAACGCAATCCTTCAATTCTATGGCTCGCGGCCTGCGCGAACGAGAAAACCTGAAGACCTCCTTTGGGCGCTTCGTCAATAAGGAGCTGGCTGAGCTCTCTCTTTCCGGCCAGTTGCGCGCCGGCGGGGAACGGAAGGACTGTGCCATATTCTTCTCCGATATTCGCGGCTTTACTGGCATCTCCGAAAAGCTGCGTCCGGAGGAAGTGGTGGAAATGCTCAATGGCTATTTCTCCGAAATGGTGGCCTGTGTGAATGCCAACCACGGCGTGGTTGATAAGTTCATGGGCGATGCTATCATGGCGGTCTGGGGCGCACTGCGCCAGCAAGGCAATCCAGTAGAAAACGCCTTCAACGCAGCGCTGATGATGCGTCAGCGCCTGCGTCAATTCAATCAGCGCCGCGGCAGCGCACGCAAACCGATTCTGCGCATTGGCGCCGGAATCAATGCTGGATCGGTGATCGCCGGGCAAATTGGCTCCGATCAAAAGATGGAATACACCGTAATTGGCGACGCCGTCAACACCGCATCGCGCGTTGAGGGCTTGAGCAAGGTGCATAAGCTGGATATCCTGGTGACCCAGGAAGCGCTCGATCGGGTACGCGGAATGTACCGCACCGAGCTGGTGGACGAAACGCAGGTCAAGGGACGCAACAAGCCGGTGCGCATCTACGCATTGCTTGGGAAAATTGGCGATGCCGACGCTCCCGAATCAACGTCAGAGCTGCGCAAGCTGCTGGGCATTGAAGCGCCCAGAGGGAGCAAGAAGCGCTGA
- a CDS encoding TMEM165/GDT1 family protein: MFWKSFGAVFISVFLAELGDKTQLATMSFAAEDGRSPWAVFLGSASALTLAAGIGVLAGDRISSLVSPATIKLIAGFLFIVIGIWTIFTRS, translated from the coding sequence ATGTTCTGGAAAAGTTTCGGCGCGGTTTTCATCAGCGTTTTTCTGGCGGAGCTGGGCGATAAAACGCAGCTGGCAACTATGAGTTTTGCGGCGGAAGATGGCCGTTCGCCGTGGGCTGTCTTTCTGGGCAGCGCCTCAGCGCTGACGCTGGCCGCGGGCATTGGCGTGCTGGCTGGCGATCGAATTTCCAGCCTGGTCAGCCCGGCAACAATTAAGCTGATTGCCGGTTTTCTCTTCATCGTCATCGGCATCTGGACGATCTTCACGCGATCCTGA
- a CDS encoding alpha/beta fold hydrolase, which produces MKSGRAFPAAVLYLLALLASQIVQGFPESLPADRRLVALNAAGQRRSWMAYREEGRQGAPAILLLHGSPGTASDLSRISAALAGRFHVISPDLLCAGYSDAYAPDCGAAAQSQAVLRLMDHLHLNSAWIFAHSFSGAVAIELASLAPRRVQGVIAYGALGVQEAEGSGDYSFEHFKYNLGYAFLAVGLELLPHFGLLGSASMRHGFLKQFMDLDQRSLRQKLSNLPVPALFVHGDRDPLVPAWAAEEHHRLVAHSDLVILKESHFMVFSASGSQRLARLIEDFIERTNRGASSGNAVRESLSHLQQPQLPVDLRLDPTLSAWGRLLAIISATFVSEDLTCISAGLLVQAGKLDAISAVFACFIGIFLGDLGLYGLGRLAGAGLQSLGFLRNRLPQKKLEELRRRFDREGWKLVLFSRFVPGLRFPTYVGAGLLGGRAGVLAGAALLAGLIWTPLLVLSTARFGAGLAAWFQGLTGSAWTGVALAIISIYLLLRLLMGLLSREGRSRLLARLGRMRRPEFWPPWIFYAPLVPWCAWLSIRYGGFKTVTASNPGMENSGFIGESKARILDQLPLRWRLQHVLASPAPLEERMSAALQAMRAAGLSFPLASKPNVGEKGVGLRIVHDRAQLQLALQENPLPLVLQRYHAGPGEAGVFYYRYPDQQRGEILAITEKVFPILRGDGKRNLQRLILDHPRYRMQWRVYLKRFADRLEETPADGEEIVLTRTGNHFQGCIFRDGAALINESLCRRFDEIADQIDGFYFGRFDVRYSDREAFRRGEDLALLELNGATAEATVIYDPDYTIGQIYRMLFRQWRILFEIGAANRKRGAQPMGNLQILGALLQRLREDRPPPIGA; this is translated from the coding sequence GTGAAGTCCGGTCGCGCCTTTCCAGCGGCTGTTCTCTACCTGCTGGCCCTGCTGGCCTCTCAAATTGTTCAGGGTTTCCCTGAATCGCTGCCCGCCGATCGTCGGCTCGTAGCGCTGAATGCCGCCGGCCAGCGACGCAGCTGGATGGCCTATCGCGAAGAAGGGCGCCAGGGAGCGCCGGCGATCTTGCTTCTGCACGGCAGCCCCGGTACTGCCTCCGACCTGTCGCGGATCAGCGCTGCTCTTGCCGGGCGCTTCCATGTGATCAGCCCGGACCTCTTGTGCGCTGGCTATTCCGATGCCTACGCGCCGGATTGTGGCGCTGCGGCCCAGTCGCAGGCAGTGCTCAGGCTGATGGACCACTTGCATCTGAATTCAGCCTGGATCTTTGCCCATAGTTTCTCTGGCGCCGTAGCCATTGAACTGGCCTCTCTTGCGCCGCGGCGGGTGCAGGGTGTCATTGCCTACGGCGCCCTGGGCGTTCAGGAAGCGGAAGGCAGCGGCGACTATTCCTTTGAACACTTCAAGTACAACCTGGGCTACGCCTTCCTCGCTGTAGGCCTCGAACTACTTCCACATTTTGGACTGCTTGGCTCCGCATCCATGCGCCACGGTTTCCTGAAGCAGTTTATGGATCTCGACCAGCGAAGTCTGCGACAGAAGTTAAGCAACCTTCCTGTGCCGGCGCTTTTTGTCCACGGCGATCGCGATCCGCTGGTTCCGGCCTGGGCGGCGGAGGAACACCATCGTCTGGTTGCGCACAGCGATCTGGTCATACTGAAAGAAAGCCATTTTATGGTCTTCAGTGCGAGCGGATCGCAGCGGCTGGCGCGATTGATTGAAGACTTCATCGAACGCACCAACCGCGGCGCAAGCAGCGGGAATGCAGTACGCGAAAGCCTGTCGCATCTGCAACAACCGCAACTGCCGGTCGATCTGCGCCTGGATCCGACGCTCAGCGCCTGGGGCCGACTGCTGGCTATCATCAGCGCTACGTTTGTTTCGGAGGATTTGACCTGCATCTCCGCTGGCCTGCTGGTTCAGGCCGGCAAGCTGGACGCGATCAGCGCCGTCTTTGCCTGCTTTATCGGGATTTTTCTGGGCGACCTTGGTCTCTACGGCCTGGGGCGACTTGCAGGAGCGGGTCTGCAATCGCTGGGCTTCCTGCGCAATCGCCTGCCGCAGAAGAAACTCGAGGAACTTCGTCGGCGCTTTGATCGCGAAGGCTGGAAGCTGGTCCTCTTCAGTCGATTTGTTCCGGGCCTGCGTTTTCCAACCTACGTGGGCGCCGGGCTGCTGGGCGGGCGCGCCGGCGTTCTGGCCGGAGCGGCGCTGCTTGCCGGGCTGATCTGGACGCCCCTGCTGGTGCTATCCACAGCGCGTTTTGGCGCCGGACTGGCCGCCTGGTTTCAGGGTCTCACTGGCAGCGCGTGGACAGGCGTGGCTCTGGCAATAATTAGTATTTACTTATTATTGCGCTTGTTGATGGGCCTGCTCAGCCGCGAGGGTCGCTCCAGGTTGCTGGCCCGTCTGGGCCGCATGCGACGACCCGAATTCTGGCCGCCCTGGATCTTCTACGCGCCGCTGGTCCCGTGGTGCGCCTGGCTCTCGATTCGCTACGGCGGATTCAAAACTGTAACCGCCTCTAATCCGGGCATGGAGAACAGCGGATTCATTGGCGAATCCAAGGCGCGCATTCTGGATCAATTGCCGCTGCGCTGGCGACTGCAACATGTCCTGGCCTCTCCTGCGCCGCTGGAAGAACGGATGTCCGCAGCGTTGCAGGCGATGCGTGCAGCAGGGCTTAGCTTTCCGCTGGCCTCCAAGCCGAATGTCGGCGAAAAGGGCGTCGGTCTGCGCATCGTCCATGACCGCGCACAACTGCAACTTGCTCTTCAGGAAAATCCGTTGCCGCTTGTGCTGCAGCGCTACCACGCCGGACCCGGCGAGGCCGGCGTATTCTACTATCGTTATCCGGACCAGCAAAGGGGCGAAATTCTGGCCATCACGGAGAAGGTTTTTCCTATTTTACGCGGCGACGGAAAGCGCAATCTACAGCGTCTGATTCTGGACCATCCGCGCTACCGAATGCAATGGCGCGTCTATCTAAAGCGCTTTGCCGATCGACTGGAAGAGACGCCAGCAGACGGCGAAGAAATTGTCCTGACCCGCACCGGCAATCATTTCCAGGGCTGTATCTTTCGCGATGGCGCTGCTCTAATCAACGAATCCCTGTGTCGTCGCTTCGATGAGATCGCCGACCAGATTGACGGCTTTTACTTTGGACGCTTCGACGTGCGCTACAGCGATCGCGAGGCCTTTCGACGCGGCGAAGACCTGGCGCTGCTGGAACTCAACGGCGCGACTGCCGAAGCGACCGTGATTTACGATCCGGATTATACCATCGGCCAGATCTACCGCATGCTCTTTCGGCAGTGGCGCATTCTGTTCGAGATTGGCGCCGCCAATCGAAAGCGAGGGGCGCAGCCGATGGGCAATCTGCAAATTCTGGGTGCGCTCTTGCAGCGTTTGAGAGAGGATAGGCCGCCGCCGATTGGCGCCTGA
- a CDS encoding adenylate/guanylate cyclase domain-containing protein, translating to MHKITNAWFRILHRVTGDPRRNSLEHRIFNSLALFSAAANLGGLPGAPDKISFFLSLGSGILFLVYYYFSRVHSIYYSLYWPMMLTICGYLFFNILANAGSQGGAQYFMIPGLAIGYILGRSLAQRILVSLLFLSATAALFAIETMAPGYIRPYTDAANRLPDVAGNYVFVQFFTGMLVVILSRNFTVERNKSDRLLLNVLPESIAEELKREDHVTPKQYASATVLFTDFVGFTRIAERLSPENLISELDSCFRTFDQIMRERGLEKIKTIGDAYMAVGGIPQSNATHAIDACLAALDIQRFMQSMKTEREAQGQPYWELRLGLHCGDLVAGVIGEKKFAYDVWGDTVNTASRLESSGMPGRINVSASVYERTKHLFDFEYRGRIGAKNKGEIDMYFLSGIKPAYCSADGLTINEAFQKERARLVV from the coding sequence ATGCACAAAATAACGAACGCCTGGTTCCGGATCTTGCACAGGGTAACTGGCGATCCGCGAAGAAATTCGCTGGAGCACCGAATTTTTAACAGCCTGGCATTGTTCAGTGCAGCGGCCAATCTGGGCGGACTGCCCGGCGCCCCGGACAAGATCTCCTTTTTCCTTAGCCTGGGTTCAGGCATCTTATTTCTGGTCTACTACTACTTCTCTCGCGTACACAGCATCTACTACTCGCTCTACTGGCCGATGATGCTAACCATCTGCGGCTACCTGTTTTTCAACATCCTGGCCAATGCCGGTTCGCAGGGCGGCGCGCAGTACTTCATGATTCCCGGTCTGGCCATCGGCTATATTCTGGGGCGCAGCCTGGCGCAGCGTATTCTGGTCAGCCTGCTCTTTCTTTCGGCCACGGCTGCGCTGTTTGCCATTGAAACTATGGCGCCAGGCTACATTCGCCCCTATACCGACGCCGCCAATCGTCTGCCGGACGTAGCCGGCAACTATGTCTTTGTTCAATTTTTTACGGGCATGCTGGTTGTGATTCTTTCGCGAAACTTCACGGTAGAAAGAAACAAGTCCGACCGCCTCTTGCTCAATGTCTTACCGGAGAGCATCGCCGAGGAACTCAAACGCGAGGACCACGTCACGCCAAAGCAATACGCCAGCGCCACCGTGTTGTTCACAGATTTCGTGGGCTTCACACGCATTGCCGAGCGGCTCAGTCCGGAAAACCTGATTTCCGAATTGGATTCCTGCTTTCGCACATTCGATCAGATCATGCGCGAACGGGGATTGGAAAAGATCAAAACAATTGGCGACGCTTATATGGCCGTAGGCGGCATTCCGCAATCCAATGCCACGCATGCGATCGATGCCTGTTTGGCGGCGCTGGATATCCAGCGTTTCATGCAGAGTATGAAGACCGAACGCGAAGCGCAGGGCCAGCCCTACTGGGAATTGAGACTCGGTCTACATTGCGGAGATCTGGTCGCCGGGGTCATTGGCGAAAAGAAATTTGCCTATGATGTCTGGGGCGACACGGTCAATACCGCCAGCCGCCTGGAGTCCAGCGGCATGCCCGGTCGTATCAATGTCAGTGCATCGGTTTATGAACGCACCAAGCATCTGTTTGATTTCGAATATCGCGGTCGCATTGGCGCCAAAAACAAAGGCGAGATCGACATGTATTTCTTGAGCGGCATCAAGCCTGCTTATTGTTCTGCGGATGGCCTGACGATCAACGAGGCATTTCAAAAAGAGCGGGCGCGGCTGGTGGTATAA
- a CDS encoding VWA domain-containing protein — MFVDFVYLLRRYGVPAGLDQSLDFVRGLRRGLAEDLDSIFLFARLCFVRRPEHLDSFERAFVFYFMGVDLPAMAEGDPELLESKQFREWLRAAIQRGELQPITQNLSAEELMRRFWETVRQQMEAHHGGSRWVGVGGVSPFGHSGFARRGVRVGGSSGRQSALRVFGDRRYVDYSDDRSLAGAGLRQALGELRKLEAVGAESELDAPETIRRSALNGGEIELVFRRERRDRIKVIALIDNGGTSMTPYAARTRLLFQKLRDRFHDCSIYFFHNTIYETIYRDPQRSKAWAIEQLLREDPEARIIIIGDASMAPEELYSAWGASAWNDASAVPSIQILRQIKQRFPRTVWLNPMAAHVWQGGRGVWSLERIRELFRMEELSLRGLKRAVHFLNGK; from the coding sequence ATGTTCGTTGATTTCGTCTACTTGCTGCGCCGCTACGGGGTTCCAGCTGGCCTAGACCAGAGTCTGGATTTTGTGCGCGGACTGCGCCGCGGATTGGCCGAGGACCTGGATTCGATCTTCCTGTTTGCTCGACTGTGTTTTGTGCGGCGGCCAGAACATCTCGATAGTTTTGAACGCGCCTTTGTATTCTATTTCATGGGCGTCGATTTGCCGGCGATGGCGGAGGGCGACCCAGAACTGCTGGAGAGCAAACAGTTTCGCGAATGGCTGCGCGCCGCAATCCAGCGCGGCGAGCTGCAGCCGATTACTCAGAACTTGAGCGCCGAGGAGCTGATGCGTCGCTTCTGGGAAACGGTGCGCCAGCAAATGGAAGCTCATCACGGAGGCTCGCGCTGGGTCGGCGTTGGCGGCGTGTCGCCTTTTGGACACAGCGGATTCGCCCGGCGCGGCGTGCGAGTGGGAGGTTCCAGCGGCCGGCAGAGCGCACTCCGCGTTTTCGGCGATCGCCGCTATGTCGACTATTCAGATGATCGATCGCTGGCCGGCGCAGGTTTGCGTCAAGCTCTGGGGGAACTGCGCAAGCTGGAAGCAGTTGGCGCCGAAAGCGAGCTGGATGCTCCTGAAACCATTCGCCGATCGGCGCTCAATGGCGGAGAAATCGAATTGGTTTTTCGCCGCGAACGCCGCGACCGTATCAAAGTAATTGCCCTGATCGATAACGGCGGCACATCGATGACGCCCTATGCCGCCCGTACGCGCCTGCTTTTTCAGAAACTGCGCGATCGCTTCCACGACTGCTCCATCTATTTTTTTCACAATACTATATATGAAACCATTTACCGCGATCCTCAGCGTAGCAAGGCCTGGGCCATCGAGCAACTCTTGCGCGAAGACCCAGAAGCGCGGATCATCATCATTGGCGACGCCAGCATGGCGCCAGAGGAGCTCTACTCGGCGTGGGGCGCGTCGGCCTGGAATGATGCCAGCGCCGTTCCATCGATTCAGATCCTGCGCCAGATCAAGCAACGGTTCCCGCGGACGGTATGGCTGAACCCGATGGCCGCCCATGTCTGGCAGGGCGGCCGCGGCGTCTGGAGCCTGGAGCGAATTCGCGAACTGTTTCGGATGGAGGAGCTGAGTTTGCGCGGTTTGAAGCGCGCCGTTCATTTCCTGAACGGAAAATGA
- a CDS encoding FecR domain-containing protein codes for MFRLRNLERFLPPALLFLIIGAGLAFYLDYNRSVDLGSREVIGYITYKYNLVQRKFDDQVVWANLQNNSMLANRDTVRSEDYSEARIHLRDGTVINVDANTMIYLELTDDRARIHFRSGAIRIDQSENGNSVEVQAGERQIRAEGADFSLGDGEGGLHVAVERGQAELRSGNSLQSAGANQSAVLGDSNVAVRDQPVRAQSPANLSVTPGGPDGANVSFRWELVKPLKDLHLQISAHRDFRRLERNQPVSGGAAVVHLSPGGWYWRLQGVNEQGRLESTEPRKVAVVSNTALRLFAPADNERLSFLRQSPTIQFSWSPQPLAREFELQLASDPGFQNIVRSERSQSAGIGLSGLAAGQYYWRVRSIPALENVAPALSVARRLQLRQSDRAAAPSAATPGNNAEVPANQAALLTWNNVPEARRYRVIVSPRPDLSAPVLDATTSQNFIESPPAPPGAYYWRVEAETPAGTASSPLSRFNRRTSEAQGDPEATPAADAAGSETAAEVGDQDGQGPPAAPDNFVFQSPASVRWRAIPGARSYRFQLRNSGGRILVDQRVSTAHSELQIPDGAYQVRAGALDGRGQVAQWSAWRALQVTARSAPQSADAASASTPPEQSPEPSPAAERSDWENSSFAEYLAYVQRLDRRCGPRETPDLLIDHCQDSYVTLRLANRERRDVFFFIRLIGGNLYRRMDAYRYFGSRCPPVFQPAREFMLRRQADLANTPEFDEKRSLSNALTELSRCQAR; via the coding sequence ATGTTTCGGCTGCGGAATCTAGAGCGCTTCCTGCCGCCAGCGCTGCTGTTTTTGATCATCGGAGCCGGCCTGGCATTCTATCTGGACTACAATCGCAGCGTCGACCTTGGTTCGCGCGAAGTCATTGGTTATATTACCTATAAGTACAATCTTGTGCAGCGCAAATTCGATGATCAAGTAGTCTGGGCCAATTTGCAGAACAACAGCATGCTGGCCAACCGCGACACGGTGCGCAGCGAAGACTACAGCGAGGCCCGTATTCATCTGCGCGATGGCACCGTCATCAATGTCGATGCCAACACAATGATCTATCTGGAACTCACCGACGATCGCGCGCGGATCCATTTTCGATCCGGCGCCATTCGCATTGACCAGTCCGAAAATGGCAATAGCGTCGAAGTGCAGGCCGGCGAACGCCAGATCAGGGCCGAGGGCGCCGATTTCAGTCTGGGCGATGGCGAAGGCGGATTGCACGTAGCGGTGGAACGCGGCCAGGCCGAATTGCGCAGCGGCAATTCGCTGCAGAGCGCCGGCGCCAATCAATCGGCGGTGCTGGGCGACAGCAACGTCGCGGTCCGCGATCAGCCGGTTCGGGCGCAATCGCCGGCGAACCTTTCGGTAACGCCGGGCGGTCCGGATGGCGCCAACGTATCCTTCCGCTGGGAATTGGTCAAACCGCTCAAGGACCTGCACCTGCAAATCAGTGCGCATCGCGACTTTCGTCGCCTCGAGCGCAATCAGCCAGTAAGCGGCGGCGCCGCCGTAGTGCACCTTTCGCCGGGCGGTTGGTACTGGCGCCTGCAGGGAGTCAACGAACAGGGACGCCTGGAAAGTACCGAGCCGCGTAAGGTAGCAGTAGTGAGCAATACGGCGCTGCGTCTGTTTGCGCCGGCCGACAACGAGCGTCTCAGCTTTTTGCGTCAGTCGCCAACCATTCAGTTCAGCTGGTCGCCGCAGCCCCTGGCCCGTGAATTTGAACTGCAACTGGCCAGCGATCCAGGCTTTCAGAATATTGTGCGCAGCGAGCGCAGCCAGTCCGCCGGGATTGGCCTCAGCGGCCTGGCTGCAGGACAGTACTACTGGCGGGTGCGAAGCATCCCGGCGCTGGAAAACGTGGCGCCAGCGCTCAGCGTGGCGCGGCGCCTTCAGCTGCGCCAGAGCGATCGTGCGGCTGCGCCAAGCGCCGCGACGCCTGGCAACAATGCAGAAGTGCCGGCAAATCAGGCGGCGCTCTTGACCTGGAACAATGTTCCCGAAGCGCGACGCTATCGCGTCATCGTTTCCCCGCGGCCTGATCTCTCGGCGCCCGTGCTCGACGCCACCACGTCCCAGAACTTCATCGAAAGTCCGCCGGCGCCGCCCGGCGCCTACTACTGGCGGGTTGAAGCAGAGACGCCGGCCGGAACGGCGTCCTCTCCACTGTCGCGTTTCAATCGACGTACGTCCGAAGCTCAGGGCGATCCTGAAGCAACGCCGGCGGCGGACGCTGCAGGCAGCGAGACTGCTGCCGAAGTCGGCGATCAGGACGGCCAGGGGCCGCCGGCGGCGCCGGACAATTTCGTTTTCCAGTCGCCCGCATCGGTTCGCTGGCGTGCAATTCCGGGCGCGCGAAGCTATCGCTTTCAGCTGCGCAATTCTGGCGGACGCATTCTTGTCGATCAACGCGTCAGCACAGCGCACAGCGAGCTGCAGATTCCCGACGGCGCTTATCAGGTGCGCGCCGGCGCACTGGACGGGCGCGGGCAGGTAGCGCAATGGTCGGCCTGGCGCGCTCTGCAGGTGACTGCGCGCAGCGCTCCACAGTCCGCCGATGCAGCGTCGGCTTCTACGCCGCCGGAACAGAGCCCCGAACCATCGCCAGCCGCGGAGCGCAGCGACTGGGAAAACAGCAGCTTTGCAGAGTATCTGGCCTATGTGCAACGCCTCGATCGCCGCTGCGGTCCGCGTGAAACGCCCGATCTGCTCATCGACCATTGCCAGGATAGCTATGTAACGCTGCGCCTGGCCAATCGCGAGCGACGTGACGTATTCTTTTTCATTCGACTGATCGGCGGCAATCTGTATCGCCGCATGGACGCCTACCGTTACTTTGGTTCGCGTTGCCCGCCCGTCTTTCAGCCGGCGCGCGAGTTCATGCTCCGACGACAGGCCGACCTGGCAAACACGCCGGAGTTTGACGAGAAGCGTTCGCTGTCCAATGCGCTGACGGAACTCTCCCGATGCCAGGCGCGATGA